One segment of Campylobacter hominis ATCC BAA-381 DNA contains the following:
- the atpE gene encoding ATP synthase F0 subunit C has product MKKILVLFFALVGIAFAADGDMISIYAQIASFSAIGVGIAIGVAACGGGIGMGIAANATILGMARNPSISSKLTTTMYISLAMIEAQVIYALVIVFILLYANPLLTETIAAAAK; this is encoded by the coding sequence GTGAAGAAAATTCTTGTTTTATTTTTTGCACTAGTTGGCATTGCCTTCGCTGCTGATGGTGATATGATCAGCATTTATGCACAAATTGCTTCATTTTCAGCAATAGGCGTTGGTATAGCTATTGGCGTTGCCGCATGCGGCGGTGGTATAGGTATGGGAATTGCAGCTAATGCTACAATTTTAGGAATGGCTCGAAACCCAAGCATTTCAAGCAAACTTACAACTACAATGTATATCTCTCTTGCGATGATTGAAGCACAAGTTATCTATGCTCTTGTTATTGTATTTATTTTGCTTTATGCAAACCCATTGCTTACAGAAACAATCGCAGCTGCTGCAAAATAA
- a CDS encoding M48 family metallopeptidase has protein sequence MDKQKISLNFENNEVYVIFKKIKYAHIRISQNGEIIISAPKFYDKNDILKILQINEKWIEKALLKFQKNKLEPGKARFLGKTFDVKFGHDGCKISENEILCFDKTSLENFKKEFLREKILNFIQKFQPFINKKINRVTLRKMNTRWGSCNTKKGYLNFSTKLAEKPLDFIEYVVLHEMTHLIFPHHKPEFYDFIKKIMPDFRKIEKMR, from the coding sequence ATGGATAAGCAAAAAATTAGTTTGAATTTTGAAAACAATGAAGTTTACGTAATTTTTAAAAAAATAAAATACGCTCATATCAGAATTTCACAAAATGGAGAAATTATAATAAGTGCACCGAAATTTTACGATAAAAACGATATTTTAAAAATATTGCAAATAAATGAAAAATGGATAGAAAAAGCACTTTTAAAATTTCAAAAAAATAAACTTGAACCAGGTAAAGCGCGTTTTTTAGGAAAAACTTTTGATGTGAAATTTGGTCATGACGGCTGTAAAATTTCAGAAAATGAAATTTTATGCTTTGATAAAACAAGCCTGGAAAATTTTAAAAAAGAGTTTTTACGCGAAAAAATTTTAAATTTTATACAAAAATTTCAACCATTCATAAATAAAAAAATCAATCGCGTAACACTTCGCAAAATGAATACACGTTGGGGAAGTTGCAATACTAAAAAAGGCTATCTGAATTTTTCAACAAAACTTGCAGAAAAACCGCTTGATTTCATAGAATATGTAGTCTTGCATGAAATGACACATTTAATTTTTCCACACCATAAACCAGAATTTTATGACTTTATAAAAAAAATAATGCCTGATTTTAGAAAAATTGAAAAAATGAGATAA
- a CDS encoding response regulator, whose translation MRNIKVLTVDDDNINLKLLEVMLKKTGKIDEIIKASNGLEALSILDQRDDIDLILLDIVMPVMNGLEFLDNMHSREKISHIPVIVLTTDETAKHEAFNKGAYDFMTKPVYDKELNQKLNDVMSIIE comes from the coding sequence ATGAGAAATATTAAAGTTTTAACCGTTGACGACGATAATATTAATTTGAAGTTGTTGGAAGTTATGCTAAAAAAAACAGGTAAAATTGATGAAATAATTAAGGCTTCAAATGGTCTTGAGGCTCTTAGCATACTTGATCAAAGAGATGATATTGATTTAATTTTACTGGATATTGTTATGCCCGTTATGAACGGGCTTGAGTTTTTGGACAATATGCATTCACGAGAAAAAATATCACATATACCGGTTATTGTTTTAACAACAGATGAAACTGCCAAACATGAAGCTTTTAACAAAGGTGCATATGATTTTATGACTAAGCCGGTTTATGATAAAGAGCTGAATCAAAAACTTAATGATGTTATGAGCATTATTGAATAA